One stretch of Schlesneria sp. DSM 10557 DNA includes these proteins:
- a CDS encoding CRTAC1 family protein produces MASGKLRSSNNWSRTVLIGFCVVVFGCTDRAKSPSGVDSFSLNGEKSLEQHHIRFTEMAQQSGIDWTARNGEEANFFTILESFGAGCAIEDFDRDEKLDLFLGGGGHFGSDKSILPHPIALYRQISDWNYEAVTDAAGLSPIHRYHHGLWTVDMDEDGFADLLITGWGGLQLFRNMGDGTFSDVTPSSGLTDPLWSLAAGWGDLNQDQVLDLFVGHYVDWSFDNDPVCIDKRLGIRNVCDPTVFRGLPCTVFLGNGDGSFRPGNEELGIEGIGKTLGVLIADLNNDNQPDVFVANDTVPNQLFASQSDRRYREVALENGVALGETGASDGSMGVDLGDVTGDGKPDLWVANYENQTFALYRNLGNDIFGHASRAFGVTAVGSAAVGFGTTLLDADGDGFLDIFCTNGHVWAPNSVADRRQLPYLFWNDQGRRLREIAKSSGEYLSTPHLGRGAAMGDLDANGSPDLVVVHTNEPVAVLRNEVKIENWLAIRLVGRHSTRSAVGAWVKIFTGEREQTGYVKGGGSYLSTSDRSLLFGLGKSTQVDRLEVHWPTGQTTSLASVSSCQRILVLEDTSEYHVMPVGHRESD; encoded by the coding sequence ATGGCGTCAGGCAAGTTGCGTTCGTCGAACAACTGGAGCAGGACCGTTCTTATTGGTTTCTGCGTTGTCGTATTCGGATGTACGGACCGAGCGAAATCTCCGTCTGGAGTCGACAGTTTCAGTTTGAACGGCGAAAAGTCGCTCGAGCAGCACCACATCCGTTTCACAGAGATGGCTCAGCAGTCAGGAATCGACTGGACGGCTCGCAATGGTGAGGAAGCGAACTTTTTCACCATCCTTGAATCGTTCGGTGCAGGTTGTGCGATCGAGGACTTCGATCGTGACGAAAAGCTGGATCTGTTTCTGGGAGGTGGGGGGCACTTCGGGTCTGACAAATCGATCCTGCCCCACCCGATCGCCCTGTACCGCCAGATTTCCGACTGGAATTATGAAGCCGTCACTGATGCTGCGGGGCTGAGCCCGATTCATCGCTACCACCATGGTCTCTGGACCGTGGACATGGATGAAGATGGTTTTGCGGATTTGCTGATCACAGGGTGGGGAGGCCTGCAATTGTTCCGGAATATGGGGGACGGAACGTTTTCCGATGTGACCCCTTCATCCGGATTGACGGACCCTCTGTGGAGTCTGGCCGCCGGATGGGGAGATCTCAATCAGGATCAGGTGCTTGATCTGTTTGTCGGTCATTATGTCGACTGGTCGTTCGACAACGATCCTGTTTGCATCGACAAGCGGCTTGGCATTCGGAACGTCTGTGATCCCACAGTCTTTCGCGGACTGCCCTGTACCGTGTTTCTCGGTAATGGAGACGGATCATTTCGACCGGGGAACGAAGAACTGGGGATTGAGGGGATCGGCAAGACGCTGGGTGTCCTGATTGCCGATCTGAACAACGACAATCAGCCAGACGTATTCGTCGCCAACGATACGGTACCCAATCAACTGTTTGCTTCGCAGTCCGATCGACGCTATCGGGAAGTCGCTCTCGAAAATGGCGTGGCCCTGGGTGAGACGGGCGCCTCTGATGGCAGTATGGGCGTCGACCTGGGGGATGTGACCGGTGACGGCAAGCCGGATCTGTGGGTGGCAAATTACGAGAATCAAACGTTTGCCTTGTATCGCAATCTTGGCAACGACATCTTCGGTCATGCCAGCCGCGCATTCGGAGTTACAGCCGTTGGGTCAGCGGCTGTGGGATTCGGAACGACGCTGCTGGATGCGGACGGCGATGGATTCCTCGATATTTTCTGCACGAATGGTCACGTCTGGGCCCCCAATTCTGTCGCTGATCGCCGGCAGTTGCCCTATCTGTTCTGGAATGATCAAGGCAGGCGTTTACGTGAAATCGCAAAATCCTCAGGCGAATATCTGAGCACGCCGCATCTGGGGCGAGGGGCTGCCATGGGAGACCTTGATGCGAACGGGAGCCCGGACCTTGTGGTCGTGCATACCAACGAACCTGTGGCAGTACTTCGGAATGAGGTGAAGATCGAGAACTGGCTGGCAATACGACTCGTGGGACGCCACAGCACGCGTTCAGCGGTGGGAGCCTGGGTGAAAATTTTCACGGGCGAACGGGAGCAAACCGGATATGTGAAAGGTGGGGGGAGTTACTTGTCGACGAGTGACCGGTCCCTCCTGTTTGGACTGGGCAAGTCGACTCAGGTGGACCGTCTAGAAGTTCACTGGCCAACGGGTCAAACGACCTCGCTGGCCAGTGTTTCGTCTTGCCAGCGAATTCTCGTTCTGGAAGACACTTCAGAGTATCACGTGATGCCAGTCGGGCATCGTGAATCTGATTAA
- a CDS encoding tetratricopeptide repeat protein, with product MKHTAGVRNRRSIWVMLIILLVVPLAYWGHQVWQAKTVKSLASLCYEASRNSQWDKLAKASERWSYLEPQRAEPWLFRAEAAEEVQDWKLMAKCLGSIPRTDRRAIPSLARKAGLEFEYLNRPWDGLKTCDEIISLDPRVLLAHKQSIFFAAMTLQRAELVKRIRAAIRVRRESPEAYVYLASASWFYGASLYRNNSFWLEGNPDDETFQVARAMQIYMSEAKSNLEEAENYAHIPEATELLQRYPHNLELLAYFINLAIEDGNIDEVTRLLASVPQEAADGDARIWRARAWKADVENDFESALELSLRAYAIDPYWWKVHFQIHDICRRLGKAEESQRFFKLYEVSVPLSKMIMEMNRSSDAFDDFQFRTSLMTLAELIEDAEVVTALRSRITGPQQ from the coding sequence ATGAAGCATACCGCTGGGGTTAGAAACCGCCGATCAATCTGGGTCATGCTGATCATCCTGCTGGTCGTACCGCTCGCGTATTGGGGACATCAGGTCTGGCAGGCCAAAACTGTCAAGTCGCTGGCCTCGCTCTGTTATGAAGCTTCACGAAACTCGCAGTGGGACAAGCTGGCGAAGGCCTCTGAGCGATGGTCCTACCTGGAACCCCAGCGTGCAGAACCCTGGCTGTTTCGAGCGGAAGCGGCGGAAGAAGTTCAGGACTGGAAGCTGATGGCCAAGTGTCTTGGTAGCATTCCCAGAACGGACCGGCGCGCAATTCCTTCTCTGGCGAGAAAAGCGGGACTGGAGTTTGAGTATCTGAATCGGCCATGGGACGGCCTTAAGACCTGTGACGAAATCATCTCGCTCGATCCGCGTGTTCTGCTCGCACACAAGCAGTCCATCTTTTTTGCAGCCATGACGCTTCAACGTGCGGAACTGGTCAAACGAATTCGAGCAGCAATCCGTGTCCGTCGTGAATCCCCGGAAGCGTATGTTTATCTCGCGAGCGCAAGCTGGTTCTACGGTGCATCGCTTTATCGTAACAACTCGTTCTGGCTGGAAGGGAATCCTGACGACGAAACGTTCCAGGTCGCTCGTGCAATGCAGATCTACATGTCTGAAGCCAAGTCGAATCTGGAAGAAGCCGAGAACTATGCGCACATTCCAGAGGCAACGGAACTTTTGCAACGGTACCCACACAACCTGGAACTACTGGCTTACTTTATTAACCTCGCCATCGAAGATGGAAACATTGATGAAGTGACTCGGCTGCTTGCTTCGGTACCGCAGGAAGCAGCCGACGGAGATGCTCGAATCTGGCGTGCGAGAGCCTGGAAAGCCGATGTTGAAAATGATTTCGAATCCGCGTTGGAGTTGTCGCTCCGCGCTTACGCCATTGATCCCTATTGGTGGAAGGTTCATTTTCAGATTCATGACATTTGCCGGCGACTGGGTAAGGCAGAAGAGTCTCAACGATTTTTCAAGCTCTACGAGGTCAGTGTCCCGCTGTCGAAGATGATCATGGAAATGAACCGCTCTTCCGACGCCTTCGATGATTTTCAGTTTCGTACCAGCCTGATGACCCTGGCCGAACTGATCGAGGATGCGGAAGTCGTCACCGCCCTGCGTTCACGAATCACCGGTCCACAGCAATGA
- a CDS encoding CRTAC1 family protein produces the protein MPRWFHLGICVWAVCGCTSKTSTAPVDSSTSTVSVTKGAPESTVNRPRSEQPIANPVFADVAEQSGLNFVYDNGEQGKVLMVEATGGGAGWIDYDGDHLLDLYLCQGGNPVDPSSDTQPLDQLFRQVEPGRFERVTVPATIHESQYSQGVSVADFDDDGFDDVYVSNVGPNSLFRNMGDGTFIEIANSAGVANPLWSASSAWGDLDGDGDLDLYVCNYVDYDVHNPVPCLRADGRPGTCHPKNMTGVPDECYFNQGDGTFTAEAEKRGLFGPENKGLGVVIADLNNDNLPDIYVTNDTSPNFLFINQGHGQFSEMAMLLGCAVSREGHPQASMGIAAGDFDHNGWLDLYSTHFTKESNTLYKNLGPTGFQDVTGLVGLHTPVIPFLGFGTVMTDFNQDGREDIFIANGHIDDWSSQGDLHEMPAQLFSFAGTRFVEFSQIAGPYFQRKGLGRGVASGDFDNDGDWDLAVVHQNSPTALLRNESVRGHWLKLRFQCNTNRRGVGVRVTLRQGEKTLTQQMLGGNSYCSAHEPALIFGLGDDSSPCSLEIRWPDGTVQQIPDVTADSMMLIQQPRSSATE, from the coding sequence ATGCCGCGCTGGTTTCATCTTGGTATCTGCGTCTGGGCGGTCTGCGGTTGTACGTCCAAGACCTCCACAGCCCCTGTTGATTCTTCGACCTCTACGGTTTCAGTAACAAAGGGGGCGCCCGAATCGACCGTTAACAGACCACGGTCTGAGCAACCGATCGCCAACCCTGTCTTCGCCGATGTTGCCGAACAGTCGGGATTGAACTTCGTTTACGATAACGGCGAACAGGGAAAAGTCCTGATGGTGGAAGCCACAGGAGGTGGAGCGGGCTGGATTGATTACGACGGAGACCATCTGCTTGATCTGTATCTCTGCCAGGGGGGAAATCCGGTCGATCCTTCCAGTGATACTCAACCTCTCGATCAACTCTTCCGGCAAGTGGAACCGGGGAGGTTTGAACGGGTTACTGTTCCTGCGACGATCCACGAGTCGCAATACAGTCAGGGCGTTTCTGTCGCCGATTTCGATGACGATGGATTCGATGATGTCTATGTTTCCAACGTAGGACCCAACTCCCTGTTCCGTAACATGGGAGATGGGACGTTCATCGAGATTGCAAACTCCGCCGGAGTTGCGAATCCCCTCTGGAGCGCAAGCTCTGCCTGGGGTGATCTCGATGGCGACGGTGATCTCGACCTGTACGTCTGCAATTATGTGGACTACGACGTACATAACCCCGTTCCGTGCCTCCGCGCGGATGGTCGTCCCGGCACTTGCCATCCCAAGAACATGACGGGAGTTCCGGACGAGTGCTATTTCAATCAGGGAGACGGGACATTCACGGCTGAAGCTGAAAAGCGGGGCCTGTTCGGACCTGAGAACAAGGGTCTGGGAGTGGTGATTGCAGATCTTAACAACGACAACCTGCCCGATATTTATGTCACGAACGACACTTCTCCGAATTTCCTGTTCATCAATCAGGGCCATGGTCAGTTCTCTGAAATGGCAATGCTGCTGGGTTGTGCGGTCAGCCGCGAAGGACATCCCCAGGCCAGTATGGGAATCGCTGCCGGGGATTTCGACCATAACGGCTGGCTGGATCTCTACAGCACCCACTTCACCAAAGAATCGAACACGCTTTACAAGAACCTGGGACCGACGGGCTTTCAGGACGTAACGGGGTTGGTCGGCCTCCACACCCCTGTCATTCCCTTTCTCGGGTTTGGAACGGTGATGACGGACTTTAACCAGGATGGCCGCGAAGACATTTTTATCGCGAACGGTCATATTGATGACTGGAGCTCTCAGGGGGATCTGCATGAAATGCCCGCTCAGCTCTTCTCCTTTGCGGGGACGCGTTTTGTCGAGTTCTCTCAGATCGCAGGACCCTACTTTCAGCGAAAAGGACTCGGGCGCGGAGTGGCCTCTGGCGACTTTGACAACGATGGTGACTGGGACCTGGCTGTCGTGCATCAAAACTCGCCGACGGCGCTGCTGCGCAATGAATCGGTTCGAGGGCATTGGTTAAAGCTTCGATTTCAGTGCAACACAAATCGTCGCGGTGTCGGGGTACGTGTGACCCTGCGACAGGGAGAAAAAACTCTGACCCAGCAGATGCTGGGGGGGAACAGCTACTGTTCCGCACATGAACCTGCTCTCATCTTCGGCTTGGGCGACGATTCCAGCCCGTGTTCGCTGGAGATTCGCTGGCCGGACGGTACCGTGCAGCAGATTCCCGATGTCACAGCAGATTCGATGATGCTGATTCAACAACCCCGATCTTCGGCAACGGAGTAA